The Camelus ferus isolate YT-003-E chromosome 34, BCGSAC_Cfer_1.0, whole genome shotgun sequence sequence TAGCATCCATGTGGGACGGAAGCAAGGAGATGAGGAAAGCACGGTAACTAGAAGGGCATCACGAAGTCTCTGACCTTAATCTCGTCATTGGTGCCACCAGCCTGGACTTCTTCCAAGACCAAGCACCGGCTGCTCCCTACTCATTGAATTTTCCCTTTCAATCAGAGAACTAGATTGCTTAGCGCAGTAGTAGCATATGAGTCTGGTGGCTCCCACAGTTTTGTAgctttctctcctttgcttccttGGTGCCTTAGAGAGGGAATGGAAGAGCAATTCTTTTAACGGGGATGAGTCAGGTGTAATCTGCTAGTATAGCCTCTTTGAGGGATGTTTCTCCATCTTTTTAGACCAAAAGAAATTTACTTAGAGAGGAGGAACTTCTGAGTATTAGTTCTGTTGTGAGTAgtcaaagctttttctttttggtgactTTGTGACGGCTTCACCCCTAGTACATCTACTCTTGGACTGCTCCTATGAGGTCTGTTTTGTGAGATTCTCCTTCTACTTAAGGAGTTCTTATTGTGATTTCCATTCTCCATCATATTTAAGAGATCTTCCTCCTGCCTGTGAGTTCTGCCTTGGCAAAGAACATCTCATGCCTTAGGTTAGGTTTCTGGGAATTCTTTAGGAGGTGAATTTAGCTTCCATGTGTTGGGACATGGAGGAGTTTATTTTGAGGACCCCACACTAGATTATTCCCCCCATACCCCTCAACGCCCCTAAGGCTAAGGGAAAGAGAATGACCTCTGTGTATAGTTGTGTAAACCAAAATTTCTCTTTGGCACATAAAGAACGAAGAGTCTCCTGAGACTTGATGCCTATCTAGaaaaggaagggacagaatgtCTCTGATGCAGGTACACTGAGGACCATTTccagtatttttccttcctgtctatGCTCTTGGAACAGTTACCTAATTAACACAATTGCTTTAGGCCCCAGCTCTATGTAAGTGAAACCCCCATCTTCTCTGCCAGAAACAAAGTAAGCAAATGGTCTTGACTCACTCCACCTACAGAGGCCTTGATGATTCTCCAAGTTGTCCTTACAGCGGCCTTGATATACTAATCATTGTGTGAGACAGGACCAATAACTGGCTCCCCTCAAGCAGAGTCTCTCAGCTGGGCCTTTCCTTTTATATTCAGGCTTTGCAAATAAGAGCTGTTCAGTCCATAGGCTTGTCCTGAGGGTTTAGTCTTGTGTAAGTATTTCTCTTAACCTGGATTGGAGTTTTCCAGCTTGACTTCATGTGAAAGGCTTCTGAGAGCCAGAGAAATGCCATTTAGGCCAAGGCTGGCCCTTCTGTCCCTGTGGCCATTGTGCCAGAGGAAGTTTTTGAGTTTGGGTTGGAGGAGAGCCCGAATGAGATCTCTTGATGCCACCCTGGATGTCCCTGAGCCCCATCGAATTGTTCCAGCATCCTTTGCTTCAGGCCTCTGTGGTGTGTCTCTGTACTGGGTATTGCCAAGGGGCTGGAATCCTTTCTCTTTGCGGATAACCTTATCACCATTGCTTTGGTAGTGTGGCGTGAGAGCGCACGTGGTTCCTTTCTCGTCCTGGTCACTTTGTGTATTCTGGGCACTTCTTTACACAGGTCTGCTCCAGCTCAGCCGCCCACCGAAGGGGCAGAAGGGGCTGCCCCAGGTGGGGgtcccccaggccctcctcctAATCTGACCAGTAACAGACGACTGCAGCAAACCCAGGCACAAGTGGAGGAGGTAGGTGGATAGCTTCTTCTCTGAGAGTTTCCAAATCATGGAATTTTGGAAACTTCTCTTTTCATAGAGGGGCAGCTAAAGGCTCTGGAGGCCAGGCATCCCTTAGAGGTAATGCAGGGCCAGACTTGCTCGTTGCCCAGCTCTCTGGTTGGGAACTTAGCAGCTTTGTTCCTGCGCCCCCCTTAGGTGGTGGACATCATGCGTGTGAATGTGGACAAGGTCCTGGAGAGGGACCAGATACTGTCAGAGCTGGATGACCGAGCCGACGCTTTGCAGGCGGGAGCGTCACAATTTGAGAGCAGCGCTGCCAAGCTAAAGAGGAAGTATTGGTGGAAAAACTGCAAGGTGAATGTTCTTGCCCTCTCCCCCTTCTTCTCCTGGGCCGCAATGCACAGGAGGCAGGAAAACCCTCAGGTTCTACGTTCCTTCCCTCTCGCATCTGCGTCGGGCAGGACTCCTGGGGGCAAATCTGGAAAGCCGCCTTCTTGGGCTGCATTACCCAAGCTGGCCACCAGGGTAGGCTAGAGTACTCAAAACCACTAACTCCGGACTGGGAGACCCCGAGGAGTTTGGAGGAGTTTGGAAACAGTTAGTCAAGCTGCTTTTTCCCACACGACCCCCGGGGAAAAATTCTCACCTGGCCCTTCCTCAGACACAGCCAACATCCACACGATGGCTAGAGTAGAGATATATTTAAATACCTGCAGCCTTTGGGAATGAGCCAAACACTTTATGATGAAAAATGAACGAGCTGgctaaaaattttaagtctgcACCTCCACTGGAGTTCCTCTGAAAGCCTCCAGGCAACAGAAACGAGGGAGAAAGGCGCAAGCTGCAGACCCTCTGATGTCCTCGGGAAGCTGCAGCTGTGGTGCAGGGGTTTCTGCCTGGCAGGGAAGCACGAGGGGTGGGAGGCCTTCAGCTGCCCTGGGTGCCCTGCGGTTCCTTCCActgcccccaggacagaggaggttcTCATCCCACGTCTCTAGTCCCggctcctttccttcttccccaacTCCAATGGCTCATTTTTTGTCTGTGTTTCTCCAGATGATGATCATGCTGGGAGCTATCTGTGCCATCATCGTGGTAGTTATTGTAAGTAAGTATCGCTGAGGTTGCTGGTGGGGTGAAGAGGTGGGAAGGTCCCGGAGtcttctcccagccctgcctgcctgcctgcctggggagtggggctgcTCTGACTGAGGTATGGAGATCGCTGCCGGGGGGTCGTCATCTGGTtctgggggaggaagggcagagaccAGGGACTTGATGGATGAGCCTTCCCTCTGCAAGGCTCCATGGGAAGATGGTCCCTCGTGTTCCGAGGAAGTGGAGTTGTGCCGTTTGTCACCAGCTCGGGTCAGAGGGAGACTGTGGGGATGGGACACCTACAACAACACCTGAATGTCTAATAACCTGATGTAATTTGCCCTCTTGTTttctcctgtctctttctcttttccatctgGGACCTCCTGATTCCTGTGTCCAGTCTACTTTTTTACTTGAGAATGTGCcgccccctccctgtcctccatTGCCACCCAAACTCACGTccttctccctctgtgtctccccaGAACATTCCCATCCGCCTTCCTCCATCCCAGCCTTGCTTCTCCATCGCCCACTCCTTCTCTTCTGTTGCTTTCATTTGCACTCTGTCCCGCGACACTAGAAATGCTGCTCGTGGCACAGTCTGGAAGTCACCACCTGAAGAAGGGTGGCTGGTGTCTCCTTCCTACCCTCTCATGTTCTTTCAAGTTTCCCCAAAGCCAAAAAGGGTAGGAGCccaaggggcagggaaggggtgtCGCTGAGGTGTCGTGCCCAAGAAGGTGGCaggactggggagggagaagagtgTCATGCCCGTGGTGTTGCCGCTGGCTGGAGGGGGCTGAGGACAGCTGGGAGAATGCCCCGGCCACTCGGAGCCCTGCTCCTGTGCCAGGCCTGAGGAGGACCCTGGGGCAGCCTAAAGTCCAACTTGGTCCTGGTGCAAGACCCTTTATAAAGTTAAACCTGTTTTTTTGCAGTTAGTTCCAATCTGTTGATCCAAGATTTTCTATGTCTTCAGGG is a genomic window containing:
- the SCNN1A gene encoding amiloride-sensitive sodium channel subunit alpha isoform X6, with the translated sequence MSAPAQPPTEGAEGAAPGGGPPGPPPNLTSNRRLQQTQAQVEEVVDIMRVNVDKVLERDQILSELDDRADALQAGASQFESSAAKLKRKYWWKNCKMMIMLGAICAIIVVVIVMSLSRTLPAPQNVPACPFQAKLPASQLLEDLLISTGQHQTGTECRGDAQRVWEGGPSPGPSRGACREVLPPGGPRGIQKGVGGKGFF
- the SCNN1A gene encoding amiloride-sensitive sodium channel subunit alpha isoform X8, whose amino-acid sequence is MSAPAQPPTEGAEGAAPGGGPPGPPPNLTSNRRLQQTQAQVEEVVDIMRVNVDKVLERDQILSELDDRADALQAGASQFESSAAKLKRKYWWKNCKMMIMLGAICAIIVVVIVMSLSRTLPAPQNVPACPFQAKLPASQAP
- the SCNN1A gene encoding amiloride-sensitive sodium channel subunit alpha isoform X7, yielding MSAPAQPPTEGAEGAAPGGGPPGPPPNLTSNRRLQQTQAQVEEVVDIMRVNVDKVLERDQILSELDDRADALQAGASQFESSAAKLKRKYWWKNCKMMIMLGAICAIIVVVIVMSLSRTLPAPQNVPACPFQAKLPASQGS
- the SCNN1A gene encoding amiloride-sensitive sodium channel subunit alpha isoform X11, producing the protein MSAPAQPPTEGAEGAAPGGGPPGPPPNLTSNRRLQQTQAQVEEVVDIMRVNVDKVLERDQILSELDDRADALQAGASQFESSAAKLKRKYWWKNCKMMIMLGAICAIIVVVIVNH
- the SCNN1A gene encoding amiloride-sensitive sodium channel subunit alpha isoform X9, coding for MSAPAQPPTEGAEGAAPGGGPPGPPPNLTSNRRLQQTQAQVEEVVDIMRVNVDKVLERDQILSELDDRADALQAGASQFESSAAKLKRKYWWKNCKMMIMLGAICAIIVVVIVKEEKTVL
- the SCNN1A gene encoding amiloride-sensitive sodium channel subunit alpha isoform X10; translation: MSAPAQPPTEGAEGAAPGGGPPGPPPNLTSNRRLQQTQAQVEEVVDIMRVNVDKVLERDQILSELDDRADALQAGASQFESSAAKLKRKYWWKNCKMMIMLGAICAIIVVVIVIYFFT